The nucleotide window ATTAATGTTGACAAACATGTGGAGCAGCAGAGGTCTCCCGATGAGGCATTCGACCCATTAACGAGGAGTCCGGAGGGCAGCCCGTGGCAGTCACTATCACGCGGGACACGTGGCGAGGAAGCATTATCTGACACCGAGACTGAGTAAGAGAGTGATGCAGGAAATGAGTCTGGTGATGATGATGGCGGCGATAAGGGTGACAATGACTCTGATGACaataaggatgatgatgatggtggtggtggtggcgaCGGGGATGGTGGCGACACGGGTGGGAGTCAGGATAagaggcctcttagcccttttaccggggaggagaatttcgatcattccacgcaggaccctgaccatggttctcgtccAGGAGAACCACGACCTCGTCTTGTTTACAATAAAACATACACGCGTCAAAAGCTACTGCAGAAAAAGAAGACTCataaactttcagattttgaggagGAGCTGCtagcaaaatgcatgagggacacaagcgttcgtggcaagcgaggtggctctagatttggatcacggacgagggaggggagctcgagttacaggccacaacatgaatctggatcacaaacactggagagtagctcgagttctgtgccacagtatgggcatggatatggacctagtggatatgcgacgagtgactccagcagttacggcacatcatttttcaaccctggtcaggagttcacttctgcatatgggcaaggatatgagcagcagtatggatatggccaacaatatggataccaaggagcttcatatgtgcccttccCAGATCCATATCAGTTACAGACTGTGACGATTACACAGTACCCACAAATGGGCGTATTGATTCAGtttggagaggatgagtaccagcgttatgtaagggagtatcttaactggtaccactctactatgacttgggcacaatattgtcgaattatggagcagcagtactatgcccagcctcgtcgagatggagatgatgattacgagccaccacgcaactctatgtgggtcgAGACCACAACTAGTCCctatcattgatatgtatatttatcaaattttacttcttcagttcttattttgcttttcaatgaattggttgtgttttcatacatgactatgatatatttataaatatcatccattcaatttaaatatagttgcattagttcagttaaacaccgcataacttaggaccctatacaaaggaaatttattatgtgcatatttttttgagatattatgatttaaaagtatgtattaagggcttttttaacaatccccaaagttccattaaaaattcaaccattttcccaatgtttcccaaaatgtgggataaattatgcgatacaaatgatatatcccgtgcgataaccgatacatatctgtattcCAATGATGCGATACATTGTGCGTgtctatatatacatacatacatatgtagatatatatatatatatataaatacatgtgtatatatatgtatgtatatacatatatatacatgtgtatatgtatatatgtatatacatacatatatgcatgtgtgtgtgtgtgcatgtgtatacatacatatatacatatatgtatgtatatgtgtgtgtgtatgtatatatatgtatgtatgtatacatatatgtatatatatgtgtgtgtgtgtgtgtgtgtgtgtgtgtgtgtgtgtgtgtgtgtagattgAGGGAGAGTGTTGAAGTTACTGAACATCTGCATCATACAACCCAATTGGATGATGTGCGTgtctatacatacatacatacataaatatatTAGTTGAGGGAGAGTGTTGAAGTTACTGAACATCTGCATCATACAACCCATTTGGATGACTGTAATACACGGTCCATCTTTACTCTTTTTTCTAGCATTGAAGTCCCTCACTTGTCACATTTGAGAGTCTTAAGATGCAATGGTGCATATATCAATTTGtaaaaagtgaagggaattttCGGCATTttcgtttttttgttttttaaactcAAGTCATTAAAAGCAAGGGAGGATGGGTCATAAACTACAAAAAGAAACTAGAAGACGATACAGTTTTCTAAGGCAATTCTAACAAACAAACGTCAATGTGGTTATGATGCTCCGAACTTTCAAAACCCATAGCACTGAGTTGGATGCTTGCATAAGGATAAAGGGATCTGCCTTCCTCAAGATCTCCAGATTGTTCAGAGTTCTGAACTCTAGACGTGCGGGTTATTTAAAATTTAGGGTGAAGTGGACTTACCCGCTAGGCTACAAATGTAACTTCCTATTGTTGGAAATACTTttaacatgattaaactaatgaATACTGATCAACCCTTCATGAACTGGTATTCTAGGATTTTTTGGTTTAAGAGTATTCCCTCTTACTTGGTCCCCTGTAACATTCAATACTCACACCTGTACTAGATAAACTTAGCAGCATGGAGATTTCCCAAAACATTTGTATGGTAAACACTATCACAGATTTCTTTAAGGGTCCATATCCCAGTTTAATTCATATGTTggttttcaattcatttctgaaATCAATGAAAGCATTGACATGAAGATCGTTCGCCATTCAACATAATTTTTTATTGGTGTAAAGGTCACAATGCTGTCCCAAAAATAATTTGAAAACCTCTAAAGCTCAAATGCTGTCCCATACATTCaggggtgtgattcaagagtatccaagactaaaTAAATATGTTTCAATAGATTTTGCTTCCTATGAAATATGGACATTGGGTCTCTTGGTATGTGATTCTGCAACAAAACAAACCAGCCAAGTAGTAATCTTTCCAGTGCAATGCTATCTTATCAAAGCAGCAACAATGACAACGTCTTCACAAATCTAGCCATGGGGATTTTCATTTACCCCATTGGAAATTACTACAAAATGCACCCCTTCCAGTTTGTATATATGGTAGTATGGCTACAACATGAAATCCAAAATTTCCAACCTCTAACATCTATCCAATGTGCAGGTCCTGGATCAgggggatccttactcttgcttgggtggtagactttgaggagtttcaacacccggtcaagggttcgagtatccataggtggtgaaattccactgtggCATGTGTGCGTGggggtgtgcatgcgtgtgtaaaaaataaaaatacaaaaaaaataaaaataaaaaaaggtccTAGATTAGGGTAAGAAGACACAAAGCTAAGATGAAGATGTCAAAACACAAACACCTGTAGCTGTAGAATATCAATTGAAGATAGTCGACGAGACATCGAGTGCCAAACCATGATTCATGAAATATACAAGGTGCACAAACCGGTGACGccaggtattccataatggtaacggtggccgtaacagccaccaccatgacctttatgatacgggctgtaacggccataacagtctttttttttttttaattactggaaaaaaaaaaaaaaacctcaaaaaacctgtatcggccctgtaatggaccgttacgggtcatttttttccgtAACGGCAATTACAGCTGTTACAACCCCATAACATGTAACTGTTGCCACTGTTGCCCTTACCTAACGGCCTTTATAGCCTCAGTCAATAAACCGGTTATTTGAGTGGGCATTTTCCCATTGCATATAAACGGTTGGCAACATTTTGATTTGAAACGACCATTAACAAATATCATGGAAAAGCTAAGAATCCCTAGGGAGGACTTTTTCACTGTTGCTCACTAATGTTGTCtaacctgatgaacggtgtggatctctaAAGGTGGCCCCAATATCTGCCAAATGCTGGCTCAATGTGTTTATGTTGTACTTTTCTATCTGTACAAGACATGATGATTGGATCAGGCCAATGGGCCAGACCATTCACCACAAGCCAACCCAGCCCAGCCCTCAAGTTGCCTCTAACCCGAGATAGGGTGTGTATTGGCAGTAGATAGGgtgtgtgggggccaccatgttgtacatCCTTCATCAatgggatgtatgtgttttaatccatgtcattcatccgcATATCATATCACTTaatacaagctcgccaaatggatggacggtttggattcaacacatatctcgtgatcagacccacatgtacaatagctatatagctggtttgatgtacaccagccaatcagcttacCACTTGTATAGCAGCTATAATAGCTGATTGCGCGACATGTCAATACAATTATGTATTGGAAGTATGGTGAGATACGTCACCAGCAGCTATGTTTTAGTGGTTGACTTTAATACAACAACTATTTAGTTGGTATACATCACGTGGATTCTAACAAGTGGGTCTTATTGTACGGAAATCATCAATGAGATGcaatggattaacggtgtggatttaaacatATATGGGCCCACTTATCAGAATAAGAATGTGTGTACTTAGCCATTCCGTTTCTCAAATACATCAGCTAGTGGTGTATTTCAATACAACAACATCAGCCACTAATAGCTATGTTGTATTTCAACACAACAACATCAGCCAAACCGATCTCCACGTGTGCTTAAGATATGGCATAATGTAGAACAACCATTatgaccaccccccccccccccccccccacgtgTACGAAAGCTATGGTACGATGCATATTTGTGGTGTACACGCATGTGGTACATCATGTGGACCAATCCATaaatcaacaaaatggtatacatGATCCAATACCATTTGAAAGCCttggattccaatccaaaaagaaaggatgagccacttacctttttagatgaaaataatcggagatccgccattgaatgctctgataccactgtaggGAAGCACAGAAgatgagccctcaagatctgacggtctacacgagttttggaacccttacaaagcagaagattgacgctccaacggtccacctatctactactggagcagatggatctattcacacctctgatcctacggtataagtgaCCCTGGATTGCGATCTAtagattagatcgtcccaaggacaagccaaaatggacagactactgtgcacactatatctctctccaTATACTCTCAATATTTCTTATGATTGATTACGAGAGAGAGTCCCATCCTTTATATAGGAAGGaatgagagtttggatgagatTGGATGATACCATATCATCCGATCACATCCCCATCTCCCAgcaaaaatcaaattcatatttgaatttgaaatttaactaAAAAGAAGAGGCCGGAAAAGGCATGGGAcatacccactagtgattgctcaccagtgggccccactggcctatgtccaacagTTATCACAACCACACCTAAACATAATAGGCTAATAAGAATGGGTGTAGAATGAGAGCATTGAATTGGTTATAACCACTGCAGTTCACTAATGATAAGTGATAATCCAAATGCTACTAAAGCACCTAGGAAGGTCACCCACCTCTTATCTCCACGTAAAAGCTTAGCCAAGGGGATTTCAACAGGAACATAGTAACGTTATACAATTACGATGAACAGTCTCAAAGTACTAAATACATGGGTGATTGCATCATGCTCCAATTCAGGCTTTAGCGTTTTGGTTTTATACAGTCCAGAACATTCACTTACATATTCATCTAATAAAATTTCTCATCCATTTACTGAAATATGAGCAGCTCAACGAACAGGGAAATAATTACTTTCATAAATGATCCTCCTTAAGTTGGGACAATTTTCTAGAGTTACATATCAAAGAAAGTCCAGCTGGAATGTTCTACACTTTAATCTGGTCTATGTAATTCTTTTGTTGCATTCCTATTAGCGAAATAATTAATAAACAAAGTAAGCTGTCCAAAAATTTCATTTAACAATattcaataaaagaaacaataaGGTAGACATTATGTAACACATTTCGAGGTTTCTACTCTATTCAAGTTAAGAGAGGGAGATTGCAAAGGAACCTCATTTCTATGATAAAGATCGTAGTCACTTGTGAAATACTTGTGCGTCTCCTGTCCCCCCACTAGCATCTCCATGTCAAAAGGACCAAGCATCCCAATCATGCGTGCAAGCAACATCACTAATGAATCATTTGGAAACAGAACCTGTGGACGACAGAGAGAAACAGAAAAAGAAACACATGATTATGGTACTTTCATGGGTCTATGATGAGAAAAAGATACCTATAGAACaagcatcattaaaaaaaaatttaaaaaaaaaaaaaattcaaataaaaaaaataatttttatcatTATATCTTTATTATAGGTCACCTTGGAATGAAGAGAAGTAGGGCACAATATCATCATAATAGCATAGTCCTAGCTATTTGTAGTCAGCTTTCTCAGCATTGCTTGGCAAAGTTTCAACAACTAACTGCCCACCTGATATCAACCTCCTCAAAAGGAGAAGACATGTAAGGCTAGCTATATGAAAGGTTCCCTGATATGTTCCTTGTGCCTCTAAGTATAGTAGCTTCATTTTTCCCCCTTACCATAATGATGAAGAGGCTATTTGGTTTCTCAACTTTGCAAACCAGAAGCCCTTGTTGGTTTTTGCACGAAGTATAGATTGTTGCAAGAGCTCATGAGGTTTATTAATATCCGTGCACAAAATGAAGCAATGCCCAATGTTCGAGCAattggtattgctacaagtttcgctggttggagataaagatataatatcattatcgctgataatatcactgataactagaaatgtgggggaaaaaaaaaaaagggaaaaacatGGGGacaatggtggaatttttcaatgaaacttcagaacatgcctaaatacacatattcgcatatttaggaataaaaaaaacttgcaaaaagaatgcattacataatatgttttcatttaatggggcccaaaaaagCATGTGTTGCCATAAGAAATCActccacggtgggccctacaaagttttccatggtgggcattcaatccccactattttctgtggtggggtccacttgagctttggatctgcatcatttttgggcttggcgtggataaaatacatacatcacgtgggcttcACAAAGTGCGACGGATGACATGCAAGAACTTAGAAATTGCAAATGTGACAcaagtagtcaaattaaaccgtccaaattatggtaccTAGTGTAGATGGATCATGGAACCAAAATTACGGTTATTCCATCATCTAAGTAGCAGATTTAtaaacatttattggatggttaaacgGAAAATATCCAAAGGTCATGTTTCCATAAACAGGCATCCATGGATAAGAGGCTAGAATTGTTCTCtctgccacatgtacaatttatgACTGGCTATGTAgcccaaaccttaagaagatttaaatatcaggtggaccacaccactagaaacaaggataaatgatcattaaaaactttttatgggccacaaaagttttggatcaagctgatctttgtgttttcccttcatccaggtctgcttgacattatcaacaggttggatggcaaataaacatttcaaaaaCTGGTTTTAcaatgggccctttggaatttttaatggaaaggcactcaatcaccattgtttcttgtggtgtggtccacccaagatttggatctacttaatttttgggatcacgccctaaaatgggCCGGAGAAATGGCAAGACAAtgcagatatacaacacatcatcaaggtgggctccgtgGTAAGGTAACGGATAACAACTAATCTGGTCCCCTTTTTAATATGGATCTCCTGGTTTTgggtgcggcttcggtggatcctctGAGGTAGGTTAGATCCTTGACCGTGAGGcacaccatgatgtctgtgaattatatccacattgtctatccattttgaaaactcattttatggcatcatcacaaaaatgaagcagatccaaacctcaggtgggaccATAATacaaaaacaatggtaattgatcattaaaaatttatcgtgggccacaagttttggatcaacctaatatttgtgaTGTCTCAtatagaaacagtggtaattgatcattaaaaatttatcgtggaccacaaaagttttggtcaacctaatatttgtgttgtctcttcatctaggtctttgtgaccttatcaacaagttggatggaaaataaatgtgctggtgacatggtccacctaagatatgaATCttgttcattttttggattattacATAAAATAAGttgtcaaaatgtatggacggtgtggatgtaaggcacatacatcacagtgggacccacaatcagggatccacTAACCTTGGTGGCCACCCAAACCGTGCCCCCGATTTCCACCTCACTTCTCAAAATAAGGGCAgagaggaagtttttaatggtgagtgttcaacgACCACTATTTCTGGTGGTGGTTCACCTAAAACttgtatctaattcattttttggaccaagcCCTAACATGAACTGGCAAAGCAAATGGGAGGTGTGGATATGATGCATGCATCGaggtcggcctacgatcagggtCGCACCTACATCACTGGTTATGAGTCGCAACCAGGTTGCACTCCACTACCGACCGCGCTCAAAATGAAGCAGCTGATCATTAGGAAGTGACGCAGTTGATCAACGTGAGTAGCGATCGTACAAACTTCGGTCTCGACCGTCCTTTTTGCAATATAACTCGCTGCCGACCGATCCCGATACATACAAATTTGTTCGTCTATAAATTCTAAATCTGTTGAATCGATCGTATCTTTGGCGTAAAAGGAGCTGCCCTGTTCTCGTAATTTGTACATCATACCAGAGCGATACGACTGTAGTGTTTGGAGCATCAACCGATTGAATTGATGAACCTAAACACATCGTAGCTTGTGGTACCAAGCCCTTTCATATTTGCAACTCATGTCGGCCGATTCTTGTTGCTCAATATGGCAATTATTTACTCTATGTTAGGAGGCTTTTTCATAGCAATATGCCATGGTGGTTAGCCGCTTCAGTTTCTGGAGTAGTTCTCCCAGCCGATCGTTTAGTTTGGTCGAAGGATTATGACCGAGCAAGCAAGAGGCATCAGCGACAAACTTTTTCACGTTAGATGGTAGGAAACAAAAAGTGAAATCTTTCAATCCTTCCTCCAAGATCTCCTGAAGAAAAGAATCAGCACCAACACTAAGGGGAGGTATCTTGACAGCCATTACTAAAAGCTAGATTAGAAAGGATAATGGCTAAATTAGGAATCCGATATCATTTAAATAGCAAGTCATGTGAGGCCGTTATTTGTAAGTGGCACAATATTAGGATTCGCACATCGTAGTTCATGCTAGACGTGGGCGGTTAAAGCGAGAAATTTGGAAGTGGGATGAATCGTGAGAAAAGCAAGGAAGAACATGTCCAAGATGGTTAATAAAGCAGTTAAGTTGTAAAAGCTCAATAGTCATTCATTtacaaaagaaaattacaaatcaAAGGATAAAAGAGTTTGCAAGAACGTTTCGGCCATCCCTAGTCGTCTTTTGGCATCCCATAGTAATGCCTCCTCTTTCGTCGATGATCGAGATAATCGGCCGATGTCTTCTACTCTAAGGCGTGCTGCAGGGACTAATTTGGAGATTTCTTCAAGTGTCTCATCACGTTCTGCTCAATTATCAACCACATGTTTCCACAATGTAATCAGCTCGGCCTCTAAGGTCACAATTCTGGCCTCTTACGTTCTCAATTTCCATTTCAGCAGCTTTTGCGACAACATTCTTGGCTGCGAGCTCTTGAGCAATTTCCTGTGCGCTAGCTTTTTCGAGATCGGTCACTCGCTTTTTTGCTTCAAGACTAGTGACAATTGCCTTGGCTCGACAATATATGTCAAGCATTCCCTAAAGTTCCGGGAGAGGTGGTAGTCTGGCCGTTAGAGATGGATCCAAATGGGACATCATGCATGCCAAATCGACTAACTGGCCGATCTTGGTTATCAATTCAGTGTCAAAGGTTTTGACCAATCCTTTCTGAATAGCAATCCTTTCTGAAGGAGGTCGTGCAACTCAATTTGTAAACTCTGGAGATTGTCATGTTGGAGAGGAGACGTCGTTGTGGGTATTTCTCCAACAATGGCTTTCTCAAGAAGGGAGATCACATCGTCAACAGAAGAAGGAATGATGGAAGTTGAAGTATCGACCTCATGAACAGCCAGTGAAGGAGGTGAGGGAGGAATTGTATCAGCCACGTCCACTTTGGCCGGTTCATTAGGTGTATCGGCCGAAACAACTTCAGGCTATTAATCTGCATCAACTGGTAGTCGTTCTAAAACTTCAACGCAAACTTGGTCGATCAGCTTTGCAGGAGAATCGGTTGTCGCTTCTTCTTCGGTTATGACCCTTTCAGTTTCGTTCGATCGATCAAAAACTTCTATCACCTCGGTCGCAATAGGCTCGGTCAGAGCCAGGATCTCCCTTATCACTATGGGTGACGAAACCATGGCTAATTTGAAAGGTTGAGTAGGAGAGATTGAAACTCTTTGCTGCACAACTAATACTGACAGAGAAGGAACCTGCAGGGAATCATTAGTGTCAACTCCAGGTGAAGTATCTTTTGTGTTGGTCATCGTCTTTGAATCCAAAGGTATTGCTATCGTAGAAGTCAGAGTAGGATCGTTGAGAATCACAGGAGTGATCACGGTTGTAGCTATTGTGGTCGTCGTTTCTGGGATCTACGGTATAATTGCAGTCAATGGGATTGCCAGTATTAGCTGCACACTCCGTTCTTGGACTGTCATTGCCATCTCCTTAGGTAATTCTCCAGTCACTGAAAAGAATCAAGCAAAGGATGTGAGCATATGAGTGAAGGTATCAGTCTAGGGAAAGACATGAGCAAATGGTTTCCACCTAAATTAGACCGAATCGCCTGTCTAACTGGCAGACCTCTGACAGCTTCAGGATTTTTTATTATAGTTGCTAACGGCCGAACAGCAGTAGGAAATGGCGGAGGTTGGGGACAATAAGGCTTGAGATATCTTTCAAACggaaggttaggatcattcaatccaTTTGTAGCTTTGGTCTAGTTGTTCCAGGATTTGTTAAAATGAGTCTCCTCATGTTGTTTTATGCCCTCGGCCATTTCATAGGAATAATCAGCCATGCTAAAGTCAGGCCGGTACTTTAAAATAATTTTCGAAGGCCGCTACGGTTTCAGCCGAAGAAGTGTCCAATGATTTTCTGGACCTTGACAGTGATTGATTTTTTATCGTTGGGGAAGGTTTGGAAGGAACTGTTTGTTGTAAAGAAAGGATAGGAAATTTTGAAGGAGGACTAATACCTCCTAAGTCGGAAATCTTCCTTTGGGCCATCTGTGGCCGAGCAGCTACCAAAATGTTGAGGTGTTCTTGAGTGATATGTGGAACATTTGGATATGGGGGTTCGACTACCAATGTAGAAACTGCATTAGTCCGTCTTGTCTTCACTCTTGTCGTCCTTTTAGCAGTAGTAGTAGGGACAGCGGGGAGAGCTCTCTTCTTATTCTCCGCTAAGCCTGGAAGAGAGCAGAACTGATGTAAGAGTTCTTTGGTACTTCGACTGCCTAAAAGCTTGGCATATTGGCGCTTCCACCAGGATATAAAGTTATCCAGCATTGTCGGGTGTTCTGGATACACTGGCATCTAAAGAGTGACTGCTTCTTTGAGATAAGACAAGTTAAGGGATGCGTAAAATTCCTTGTCGATAACTATCACACCGCCAAATAGAGGTTGGTTATTAGTTACGTGAATAAGAGGACAGGGGATGTGCTGTACAAAGCCCAACTATCGGGCGAACAGAGAAGGATGATACTATTCAATTC belongs to Magnolia sinica isolate HGM2019 chromosome 8, MsV1, whole genome shotgun sequence and includes:
- the LOC131253293 gene encoding uncharacterized protein LOC131253293 isoform X5, which produces MMILCPTSLHSKVLFPNDSLVMLLARMIGMLGPFDMEMLVGGQETHKYFTSDYDLYHRNEETDQLEYIIPEKSSLVHRLEVSDMEFIEFVRELLQTNPDKRPTATEALEHPWLSHPY